From the genome of Phytohabitans rumicis, one region includes:
- a CDS encoding ABC transporter substrate-binding protein, translating to MTPLRRRGAALATVLSAALAITACGGDGDDTGDATAKTRSVEADNGTIEVPADPQRVATIGNTTLPFIDIGGKPIGVTAESDSDVKLLPEDQQATYAAATILAPSADEVDMEKLASLKPDLILAQIPDAEFELIKKRLEAIAPTVFFGLDTEWKALADGLAGAGNLTDRFGQQKAEFEGKVTKIQETYRKIIDETSFVDVNRWASSDPGTFAIADIGCSEIARDDVGMDFPQAAAGADPLAWTSLPFEQIGSLSKYDVITYPVDAKGQPTEPFVPVVETNTWKALPAVSSGRALGVFCPGNNAYGSVVRYLDSLASVLATLPATK from the coding sequence ATGACACCCCTGAGACGGCGCGGCGCGGCCCTGGCCACCGTCCTTAGCGCTGCGCTCGCCATCACCGCCTGCGGCGGTGATGGCGACGACACCGGCGACGCGACCGCCAAAACCCGCAGCGTCGAGGCCGACAACGGCACGATCGAGGTCCCCGCCGACCCCCAGCGGGTAGCCACGATCGGCAACACGACTCTGCCGTTCATCGACATCGGCGGGAAACCGATCGGCGTCACGGCGGAGTCGGACTCCGATGTCAAGCTGTTGCCCGAGGACCAGCAGGCGACGTATGCGGCGGCCACGATTCTCGCGCCCAGCGCCGACGAGGTCGACATGGAGAAACTCGCCAGCCTGAAGCCGGACCTCATCCTGGCTCAAATTCCCGATGCCGAGTTCGAGCTGATCAAGAAGCGGCTGGAGGCGATCGCCCCGACCGTGTTCTTCGGACTCGACACCGAATGGAAGGCCCTCGCCGACGGACTCGCGGGGGCCGGCAACCTGACGGACAGGTTCGGCCAGCAGAAGGCGGAGTTCGAGGGCAAGGTCACGAAGATCCAGGAGACCTACCGCAAGATCATCGACGAGACCTCGTTCGTCGACGTCAACCGCTGGGCCTCGTCCGATCCCGGAACGTTCGCCATCGCGGACATCGGTTGCTCCGAGATCGCCAGGGACGACGTCGGCATGGACTTCCCTCAGGCGGCCGCCGGCGCCGATCCCCTGGCCTGGACGTCCCTGCCATTCGAGCAGATCGGCAGCCTGTCCAAGTACGACGTGATCACCTACCCCGTCGACGCCAAGGGTCAGCCGACAGAGCCCTTCGTGCCGGTGGTCGAGACCAACACCTGGAAGGCGCTGCCTGCCGTGAGCTCCGGTCGCGCGCTCGGAGTCTTCTGCCCCGGCAACAACGCCTACGGATCCGTCGTCCGATACCTGGACTCGCTAGCCAGCGTACTGGCGACCCTCCCCGCCACGAAGTGA
- a CDS encoding helix-turn-helix domain-containing protein: MEGNPEFRLAEGEGVWIPADRGNRWTVVTEPGTVAFPLLTHPSIAAGALPEPRRFVIPDGWQDWLIQGFNLMVTPLTGHGYSQDALVDLLRGSGRRPPARSEGTRTCAVDPPVMPRAGGAREVADELLRNPALDLTVTEWAARVLSSPRTLLRDFRGDTGLTFEQWRLRCRLSAAVEYMAAGYGVGQVAARVGFATHSGFTRAFKQQFGLTPHEFSRALSARPVASGLTQRPAAARQADNLMRMMRAKDTPTAPDMLPAARTPSHTNNVHVLIWTYRGSGYLDIGDHRYEQERGVATWIPAGSEHTTGVRENSISLPLGNASTGDLQLTEPLQAQFSPAWDDYLMFCSISARTPLRPDDYNPSHILDLFADRVAAQQALSLPMPTDSRARGAAMDYLRRIGTSGGSGLDVSADVHRTFREQTGMSFARWCYAARMRIARDMLAGGAKPSAVSRRVGYAHLPTFSAAFTRFHGLSPRDYQAHETEKA, from the coding sequence ATGGAGGGCAATCCGGAGTTTCGGCTCGCCGAAGGCGAGGGTGTCTGGATTCCGGCGGACAGGGGCAACCGATGGACAGTCGTCACTGAGCCAGGCACGGTCGCCTTCCCGTTGTTGACACATCCGAGTATCGCGGCCGGGGCCTTGCCGGAGCCGAGGCGGTTCGTGATTCCCGATGGCTGGCAGGACTGGCTGATCCAGGGCTTCAACCTCATGGTCACGCCGCTGACCGGCCACGGATACTCCCAGGATGCGCTCGTCGATCTTCTCCGCGGCTCCGGTCGGCGACCGCCTGCGCGAAGCGAGGGCACCCGGACGTGCGCGGTCGATCCGCCGGTCATGCCGAGAGCCGGCGGGGCCCGAGAAGTGGCCGACGAACTGCTTCGGAATCCCGCGCTCGACCTCACCGTCACCGAATGGGCGGCACGGGTGCTGTCCAGCCCGCGTACCCTGCTCCGCGACTTCCGCGGTGACACCGGGCTGACCTTCGAGCAGTGGCGGCTGCGCTGCCGGTTGAGCGCGGCTGTCGAGTACATGGCAGCCGGCTACGGCGTCGGTCAGGTGGCGGCACGAGTGGGTTTCGCCACTCATAGCGGTTTCACTCGCGCGTTCAAGCAGCAATTCGGGCTGACCCCTCACGAGTTCAGCCGGGCCCTCTCCGCCCGGCCTGTCGCGAGTGGGCTGACGCAACGCCCGGCGGCGGCACGCCAGGCCGACAACCTGATGCGCATGATGCGCGCGAAGGACACGCCCACTGCGCCTGACATGCTGCCCGCGGCTCGCACGCCGTCGCATACGAACAACGTCCACGTGCTCATCTGGACGTATCGCGGCAGCGGATATCTGGACATCGGCGATCACCGCTACGAACAGGAACGAGGCGTCGCGACCTGGATCCCCGCGGGCTCGGAGCACACCACGGGTGTTCGCGAGAACTCGATCTCCCTGCCGCTCGGGAACGCCAGCACCGGCGACCTTCAACTGACCGAGCCGCTGCAGGCCCAGTTCTCGCCCGCCTGGGACGACTACCTGATGTTCTGCTCCATCAGCGCCCGCACCCCCTTGCGTCCGGACGACTACAACCCCAGCCATATCCTCGATCTGTTCGCCGATCGGGTCGCTGCGCAGCAAGCGCTGTCGCTACCGATGCCGACCGACTCACGGGCACGGGGAGCGGCCATGGACTACCTGCGCCGCATCGGCACTTCCGGCGGGTCAGGCCTCGACGTGTCCGCCGACGTCCACCGGACCTTCCGCGAACAGACCGGTATGAGCTTCGCCCGGTGGTGCTACGCCGCCCGCATGCGCATCGCCCGAGACATGCTCGCCGGCGGTGCCAAGCCCAGCGCCGTCTCACGCCGCGTCGGCTACGCCCACCTGCCGACCTTCAGCGCCGCCTTCACTCGCTTCCACGGACTATCACCACGCGACTATCAGGCGCACGAGACCGAGAAAGCCTGA
- a CDS encoding siderophore-interacting protein, whose amino-acid sequence MTLREVEVVRVRDLTPGMRRITLAGEQLREFTSANGFAQPAFDSTGFDDDIRLVFRYPSQAQPVLPVQKEKGLDLPRDPRPLSRIYTVSRWEPKTGELDVDFVKHGIGVGTTWAYRAQVGDRIHFFGPSSSRALPRDADWLLVAGDDTTIPAISRLLEELPEGTRAQVFIEVAEKEYRQKLRELPGVEVTWLVRDGAAAGTTTHLVDAVRNCGWWDGRPFAWVAGEQATVRNIRRHLVEDRGVSKEDIEFIGYWRRGEVVALEADGAVPDPVKTRTPLEKLHDLTELIAPVAIRTAVELGVPELISRGVNAVKDLAVKAGADARALGKLLRYLHALDVLTETEPGHYGLTTVGEVLTVEFMADFLHPAGVAGREMLGIYGLTESIRTGQPSYASVTGQTYAEVRAEQDYEDRYLERLAKFQATLAEPIATSDILNGVRHLVLHSGGAGAQAREFVAAHENLRVTICALPAQSDWLRRDLLDSIPDEQQRARVSVVEQSVFEPSPPADVVFIIRAFKTLADADAAHALRRAAENLLPGGRVLLVEDLFDTDDLDEHDGEADLLALTVHGSGVRTAAELDDVISRAGLERSTTHTVGWGTNVQELVPAEAQ is encoded by the coding sequence TTGACCTTGCGAGAGGTCGAGGTCGTACGTGTGCGGGACCTGACGCCGGGGATGCGGCGTATCACGTTGGCCGGCGAGCAGCTGCGCGAGTTCACCTCGGCGAACGGCTTCGCTCAGCCGGCGTTCGACTCGACGGGCTTCGACGACGACATCCGGCTGGTTTTCCGCTACCCCAGCCAGGCCCAGCCGGTGCTGCCGGTGCAGAAGGAGAAGGGCCTGGACCTGCCGAGAGATCCGCGGCCGTTGTCGAGGATCTACACCGTGAGTCGCTGGGAGCCCAAGACTGGCGAGTTGGACGTCGACTTTGTCAAGCACGGCATCGGCGTCGGCACCACCTGGGCGTACCGCGCCCAGGTCGGCGATCGCATCCACTTCTTCGGCCCGAGCTCGTCGCGGGCGCTCCCGCGGGATGCGGACTGGCTGCTGGTCGCCGGAGACGACACGACGATCCCCGCGATCTCCCGCCTGCTCGAAGAGCTGCCGGAGGGCACGAGGGCGCAGGTGTTCATCGAGGTCGCCGAGAAAGAATACCGCCAGAAGTTGCGTGAGCTGCCCGGCGTCGAGGTGACCTGGCTCGTGCGCGACGGCGCCGCGGCCGGCACGACCACCCATCTGGTGGATGCGGTCAGGAACTGCGGCTGGTGGGACGGCAGGCCGTTCGCGTGGGTCGCCGGGGAACAGGCGACGGTGCGAAACATCCGGCGTCATCTGGTCGAGGACCGAGGAGTGTCCAAGGAGGACATCGAGTTCATCGGGTACTGGCGTCGCGGCGAGGTCGTCGCGCTGGAGGCCGACGGGGCGGTGCCCGATCCCGTGAAGACGAGAACCCCGTTGGAGAAGCTCCACGATCTGACCGAGCTGATTGCACCGGTGGCGATCCGCACCGCCGTCGAGCTGGGCGTTCCCGAGCTGATCTCCCGTGGCGTGAACGCCGTGAAGGACCTGGCCGTCAAGGCGGGTGCCGATGCGCGGGCGCTGGGCAAGTTGCTGCGCTACCTGCACGCCCTGGACGTCCTGACCGAGACCGAACCGGGCCACTACGGCCTGACGACAGTGGGTGAGGTCCTGACCGTCGAGTTCATGGCCGACTTCCTGCACCCCGCCGGGGTGGCGGGGCGCGAGATGCTCGGCATCTACGGGCTCACCGAGTCGATCCGCACCGGCCAGCCGTCATACGCCTCGGTCACCGGGCAGACCTATGCAGAGGTACGGGCCGAACAGGACTACGAGGATCGCTACCTGGAACGACTGGCGAAGTTCCAGGCGACGCTGGCCGAGCCGATCGCCACGTCCGACATCCTCAACGGTGTCCGGCACCTGGTGCTCCACTCCGGCGGCGCGGGCGCCCAGGCCCGCGAGTTCGTCGCCGCCCACGAGAACCTCCGGGTAACGATCTGCGCGTTGCCCGCACAGTCGGACTGGCTGCGCCGCGACCTGCTCGACAGCATCCCAGACGAGCAGCAGCGCGCGCGTGTCAGCGTGGTCGAGCAGTCCGTCTTCGAGCCCAGCCCGCCAGCCGACGTCGTGTTCATCATCCGCGCCTTCAAGACCCTGGCCGATGCCGATGCCGCCCATGCCCTGCGGCGGGCAGCCGAGAACCTCCTCCCCGGCGGCCGGGTGCTGCTGGTCGAAGACCTCTTCGACACCGACGACCTCGACGAACACGACGGCGAAGCCGACCTGCTCGCCCTCACCGTGCACGGCTCCGGCGTACGCACCGCCGCCGAGCTCGACGACGTCATCTCCCGAGCAGGGCTCGAACGGAGCACCACACACACCGTCGGCTGGGGCACCAACGTCCAGGAACTCGTACCCGCGGAGGCCCAATGA
- a CDS encoding ABC transporter ATP-binding protein, giving the protein MFTPPPSGSRLHVESATIGYDKRVISHELSVAIPDESFTVIVGPNACGKSTLLRGLSRLLKPSTGQVVLDGADINSFKTKEVARRVGLLPQTSIAPDGITVADLVARGRYPYQGFMRQWTEDDEQAVSRAMDAAAVTDLSGRLVDELSGGQRQRVWVAMALAQHTDILLLDEPTTFLDITHQIELLELFTDLNHVGHTLVAVLHDLNHAARFGTHLIAMKDGQVVAEGTPDQIVTAELVEEVFGLRCLVVADPVAGTPHVVPLGRDRNDEHAQESH; this is encoded by the coding sequence ATGTTCACTCCGCCCCCCAGCGGCTCACGACTCCACGTGGAGTCGGCGACGATCGGCTACGACAAACGCGTCATCTCCCACGAACTGTCAGTGGCGATCCCCGATGAGTCGTTCACGGTCATCGTCGGTCCGAACGCGTGCGGCAAGTCCACCCTGCTGCGCGGCCTGTCGCGGCTGTTGAAACCGTCGACCGGGCAGGTCGTCCTCGACGGTGCCGACATCAACTCCTTCAAGACCAAGGAGGTGGCGCGGCGGGTCGGGCTGCTGCCGCAGACCTCGATCGCCCCCGACGGCATCACCGTGGCCGACCTCGTGGCTCGGGGCCGGTATCCGTATCAGGGCTTCATGCGGCAGTGGACCGAGGACGACGAGCAGGCCGTGTCGAGGGCGATGGACGCCGCCGCCGTCACCGACCTCTCGGGCCGGCTCGTCGACGAGCTCTCCGGCGGGCAGCGGCAGCGGGTGTGGGTGGCGATGGCGCTCGCGCAGCACACCGACATCCTGCTGCTGGACGAGCCCACGACCTTCCTCGACATCACCCACCAGATCGAGCTGTTGGAGCTGTTCACCGATCTGAACCACGTCGGCCACACGCTGGTCGCCGTCCTCCACGACCTCAACCACGCCGCGCGCTTCGGCACCCACCTGATCGCCATGAAAGACGGCCAGGTCGTCGCCGAAGGCACCCCCGATCAGATCGTCACGGCCGAGCTGGTCGAGGAGGTCTTCGGGCTGCGCTGCCTGGTCGTTGCCGACCCCGTGGCCGGCACCCCGCACGTGGTGCCGCTGGGCAGGGACCGCAATGACGAACACGCTCAGGAGAGCCATTGA
- a CDS encoding SAVED domain-containing protein codes for MTFDVTRVRAGDSQQSVALVVNLSGSIPLEDLPERILAGHHIYQITVNPPADSEPTLISSAADLASFEGIMRKFLASVEADHGRIDAIDLFPAVGVSAAVTIGQVLMPHVSSAWNIHDRGDDEGFFHALRVKR; via the coding sequence ATCACGTTCGACGTCACGCGCGTCCGCGCGGGCGACTCCCAGCAATCCGTGGCCCTGGTCGTCAACCTCTCCGGCTCGATCCCTCTTGAGGACCTCCCAGAAAGGATCTTGGCAGGCCATCACATATACCAGATCACGGTAAACCCGCCCGCAGACTCGGAGCCAACGCTGATCTCGTCGGCGGCAGACCTGGCATCTTTCGAGGGCATCATGCGCAAGTTCCTCGCGTCCGTCGAGGCCGATCATGGTCGGATCGACGCCATCGACCTGTTCCCTGCCGTTGGTGTGTCGGCGGCAGTCACCATCGGCCAGGTACTCATGCCACATGTATCGTCCGCCTGGAACATCCACGACAGAGGTGACGACGAGGGCTTCTTCCATGCGCTTCGCGTAAAGCGATAG
- a CDS encoding FecCD family ABC transporter permease → MRLEWRSVIVCAVLAIAIACVAVFALMTGSYTLSPGQVVSALTGGETGLVHDIVVEWRLPRVAAALVFGAALGVSGAVFQSMLRNPLADPGIIGFSQGPYTGALIVILLVNGTYVQLAGGALLGGMATAVAVYVLAYRRGVQGFRLIIVGIGVSAMLGSLNTWLILKADLEQAMAAAAWGAGSLNGVSWDQVVIGGTCVLMLLLLAGMLSRPMRQMELGDDAAASQGVRVPAARLGLVVVGVALTATVTAASGPIAFVSLVAPQIARRLARTAGITLAPAAFVGALLCLAADFIAQHVAPTPLPVGIITVMLGGGYLGWLLFTEARRRL, encoded by the coding sequence GTGCGGCTCGAGTGGCGCTCGGTCATCGTCTGCGCGGTGCTCGCGATCGCGATCGCCTGCGTGGCGGTGTTCGCGCTGATGACCGGCTCGTACACGCTCAGCCCGGGGCAGGTGGTCTCCGCGCTGACCGGCGGGGAGACCGGGCTGGTGCACGACATCGTGGTCGAGTGGCGGCTGCCGCGGGTGGCTGCGGCGCTGGTGTTCGGCGCCGCACTGGGGGTCAGCGGGGCGGTCTTCCAGTCGATGTTGCGCAACCCGCTCGCGGACCCCGGCATCATCGGGTTCTCCCAGGGCCCCTACACCGGCGCACTGATCGTGATCCTCCTCGTCAACGGCACCTACGTGCAGTTGGCCGGCGGGGCGTTGCTGGGCGGGATGGCCACTGCCGTCGCCGTGTATGTGCTCGCCTACCGGCGAGGGGTGCAGGGGTTTCGCCTGATCATCGTCGGCATCGGCGTCTCGGCGATGCTGGGGTCGCTGAACACGTGGCTGATACTCAAAGCCGATCTGGAACAGGCGATGGCCGCCGCTGCGTGGGGTGCCGGGTCACTCAATGGCGTGTCCTGGGATCAGGTGGTTATCGGCGGCACATGCGTTCTCATGCTCTTGCTGCTGGCGGGGATGTTGAGCCGGCCGATGCGGCAGATGGAGCTGGGTGACGACGCGGCCGCCTCCCAAGGGGTACGCGTCCCGGCGGCACGCCTCGGCCTGGTCGTGGTGGGCGTGGCGTTGACGGCTACGGTCACGGCAGCGTCGGGGCCGATCGCGTTCGTTTCCCTGGTCGCGCCGCAGATCGCCCGTCGGCTCGCCCGCACCGCGGGAATCACCCTCGCACCCGCCGCCTTCGTCGGCGCGCTGCTGTGCCTGGCGGCGGACTTCATCGCCCAGCACGTCGCCCCGACCCCGCTGCCGGTGGGGATCATCACCGTCATGCTCGGTGGCGGCTACCTCGGCTGGCTGCTGTTCACCGAAGCCAGGAGACGCCTGTGA
- a CDS encoding FecCD family ABC transporter permease — MTTLALRQDGPGTVTVPGPRRRLLGLVVALVVLLVLLVLSVMIGSTPIPPSVVWDALFHSSADIDQFAIRDYRLPRAIVGLVVGVALGLSGALIQALTRNPLADPGILGVHAGASFAVTVAVGLLGVRDVQGYMWFAFAGALVVTLMVLALGSTRQGSSPVVMVLAGVCVGAVLGGARDALQLTNPDAFDALRSWNAGSIGGRPLEAMWPILPFFAVALVLAFVVAGPLNAMALGDELAVAQGVRLARTRVLAIIALTLLSGGATAIAGPIVFVGLMVPHVARWIVGPHQGWIFAYSILLGPSLLLLSDILGRVVMRPGEIPVGVVTAFVGAPVLIALVRRRKASGL, encoded by the coding sequence GTGACAACCCTCGCCCTGCGGCAGGACGGTCCGGGCACCGTGACGGTGCCCGGACCGCGTCGTCGCCTGCTCGGCCTGGTCGTCGCGCTGGTGGTCCTGCTGGTCCTGCTGGTGCTGAGCGTCATGATCGGGTCGACGCCGATCCCGCCGTCAGTGGTGTGGGACGCGCTGTTCCACTCATCGGCCGACATCGACCAGTTCGCGATCCGCGACTACCGGCTGCCGCGCGCGATCGTGGGTCTGGTCGTCGGCGTCGCGCTCGGCCTGTCGGGCGCGTTGATCCAGGCGCTCACCCGCAACCCCTTGGCCGATCCGGGCATTCTCGGCGTCCATGCCGGTGCGTCCTTCGCGGTGACGGTCGCCGTGGGGCTGCTCGGCGTCCGCGACGTCCAGGGCTACATGTGGTTCGCGTTCGCGGGGGCGCTGGTTGTCACGCTGATGGTGCTCGCACTTGGGTCGACGCGGCAGGGCTCCTCGCCGGTGGTCATGGTGCTGGCCGGGGTCTGCGTCGGCGCGGTGCTCGGGGGCGCCAGGGACGCCCTCCAATTGACCAACCCGGACGCGTTCGACGCGCTGCGGTCGTGGAACGCCGGTTCGATCGGGGGCCGCCCGCTGGAGGCGATGTGGCCGATCCTGCCGTTCTTCGCGGTGGCACTCGTTCTGGCGTTCGTGGTGGCCGGCCCGCTCAACGCGATGGCCCTGGGTGACGAACTGGCGGTTGCCCAGGGTGTCCGCCTGGCGCGTACCCGCGTCCTTGCGATCATCGCGCTCACCCTCCTCTCCGGGGGTGCGACGGCCATCGCCGGGCCGATCGTGTTCGTCGGTCTCATGGTTCCGCACGTGGCCCGTTGGATCGTCGGCCCGCACCAGGGGTGGATCTTCGCTTACAGCATCCTGCTCGGCCCGAGCCTGCTGCTGCTCTCCGACATCCTCGGGCGGGTCGTGATGCGGCCCGGTGAGATCCCCGTGGGTGTCGTCACCGCCTTCGTCGGCGCCCCCGTTCTCATCGCGCTGGTGCGGCGGAGAAAGGCGAGCGGACTGTGA
- a CDS encoding ABC transporter transmembrane domain-containing protein — protein MLWQVPAEPPDVRPFEVRAGDRPDRFVARVIFSLPRVTIPAMLLAIVWQVGESAVPVVMGLAIDRALATGDAGQLGMWLGVLVALYVALTAAAGLSLRLTAYAVQLLQHRLRGVLSIGVLHPVGGTARAPDGGVVSVMTNDVTRLSNAVILVIIPVSRITAIGFIAVSLLATHWLLGLVVLFGAPVAVWLMGRLSKRLSRDTGEYQALLASTVGQATDLVAGYRVIKGVGAEAEATRRYRRASGEALVGARRNAGLLGRFLLGSGVVNGVFIVAVAGLAGWFAVDGRLSVGGLIAAVGLSQALLPQMQWIASLSIPNLANARAASARLLDVLPFVHTSAPADGSPSRAPASAACTLEVAGEGVHVQVEPGELVGVRADDPTAARIAEALLSPDHDSGIEVRLDGLAAQEMSPAEYHSRVTVAPHRVTLFTGTIRDNLTAPTSTTSAPERLGAAVRAAACDDFAADLDDPVGENGNRLSGGQRQRIALARALATDAPVLVLHEPTTAVDSVTEQTIAGRLRTLRAGRSTLLIASSPALLGCCDRIVDLLADAPVLDRTEAR, from the coding sequence GTGCTGTGGCAGGTTCCCGCCGAACCTCCCGATGTCCGGCCGTTCGAGGTCAGAGCAGGCGACCGTCCCGACAGGTTCGTGGCGCGCGTCATCTTCTCGCTACCGCGGGTCACCATCCCGGCGATGCTGCTGGCGATCGTGTGGCAGGTCGGCGAGTCGGCAGTCCCGGTGGTGATGGGCCTCGCGATCGACCGGGCACTCGCAACCGGGGATGCGGGACAGCTGGGGATGTGGCTCGGTGTGCTGGTCGCCCTGTATGTCGCTTTGACGGCGGCGGCCGGGCTCTCGCTGCGGCTGACCGCCTATGCGGTGCAGTTGCTGCAGCACCGGCTCCGCGGCGTCCTTTCGATCGGCGTGCTGCATCCGGTCGGCGGCACCGCCCGTGCGCCGGACGGCGGCGTGGTCTCGGTGATGACGAACGACGTCACGCGCCTGTCCAACGCGGTGATCCTGGTGATCATCCCGGTCTCGAGGATCACGGCCATCGGATTCATCGCGGTATCGCTGCTGGCGACGCACTGGCTGCTCGGACTCGTGGTGCTGTTCGGGGCGCCGGTCGCGGTCTGGTTGATGGGCAGACTCAGCAAGCGGCTCTCCCGAGACACCGGTGAGTACCAAGCGCTGCTGGCCTCCACGGTCGGGCAGGCAACTGATCTGGTTGCCGGCTACCGGGTGATCAAGGGCGTGGGCGCCGAGGCCGAAGCCACCCGGCGGTATCGGCGAGCCAGCGGGGAGGCCCTCGTCGGCGCGCGGCGCAACGCGGGCCTGCTCGGGCGGTTCCTCTTGGGCTCGGGCGTCGTCAACGGCGTGTTCATCGTCGCGGTGGCCGGGCTGGCGGGCTGGTTCGCCGTGGATGGGCGGCTAAGCGTCGGTGGGTTGATCGCCGCTGTCGGCCTCTCCCAGGCCCTGCTGCCGCAGATGCAGTGGATCGCGAGCCTCTCCATCCCCAACCTCGCCAATGCCCGCGCGGCCTCCGCACGCCTCCTCGACGTACTACCGTTCGTCCACACCTCCGCCCCCGCTGATGGGAGCCCGTCACGGGCACCCGCGTCGGCGGCGTGCACTCTGGAGGTGGCCGGTGAGGGCGTGCACGTCCAGGTCGAGCCCGGCGAGCTCGTCGGAGTGCGCGCCGACGACCCGACCGCCGCACGCATCGCCGAGGCACTGCTGAGCCCGGATCACGACAGTGGCATCGAGGTGCGCCTCGACGGACTCGCGGCACAAGAAATGAGCCCGGCCGAGTACCACTCCCGGGTCACCGTCGCACCGCACCGGGTGACCCTGTTCACCGGCACGATCCGCGACAACCTCACCGCGCCGACGAGCACCACGAGCGCCCCCGAGCGGCTGGGAGCCGCGGTGCGCGCGGCGGCCTGTGACGACTTCGCCGCCGATCTCGACGATCCGGTCGGCGAGAACGGCAACCGCCTCTCCGGCGGCCAGCGGCAGCGCATCGCCCTCGCGCGGGCTCTGGCGACCGATGCGCCGGTGCTGGTGCTGCACGAGCCGACCACCGCGGTCGACTCGGTGACCGAGCAGACGATCGCAGGGCGGCTGCGCACCCTCCGCGCAGGCCGCTCGACGCTGCTGATCGCCTCCTCCCCGGCACTGCTGGGCTGCTGCGACCGGATCGTCGACCTACTCGCGGACGCGCCGGTACTCGACCGGACGGAAGCGAGATGA